The following coding sequences are from one Neurospora crassa OR74A linkage group I, whole genome shotgun sequence window:
- the crf10-1 gene encoding clockswitch protein CSW-1 translates to MAFSSLPEDDSLRSSSVVVDSPVPQRRTKPDLDFIDEDDEDELSIVSQSPYFTQPTQIASQPTVKPREAAIPSSPTVVEVPASSPFRQQSSNIGGRFASAMAPRGTSFKAPAAQPLPAKAGAKRDYIMIDDDEFDKPLYAGDSSDDEGPARGDIQPSAFKKPNPTSAKAAPAVYLKPSKKPKLFNDVGSPITSPSKPYVLQEDWVTLRSSSPESLQSIRPKDSPLKPAPAPPAPARRRLIQGRRRRSPSPASSPAKPIEKPVPKLKQTKIITLVSDDEDDDDYVQKKSVRSPEPQPELSQRDPEEDAFEERVLKYLNTCDPIQLMAIANVKEDVAKHMLSYQPFDSVADAERVTMAAKATKVKRKKSTRAPVGEDIVGSIKEYTKALDGIDHVIAVCESQAAAIKDATSRWKVDQTGQPRTVKNKDGTITPLSIDGTTTLVDLPLSQPKLMSGCTMKPFQLYGLNWLYLLYENQYASILADDMGLGKTCQVISLISAIVEEHDKHSQDDDSNQPWPNIIFVPPSTLANWAAEFKRFAPGLNVTLYQGSQSVRDEIADNILDDPASHHVVLTSYSQVSRQDDISNLRRLKPMVAVFDEGHKMKNPKTKLYKDLLKITATWRLILSGTPVQNNLMEMISLLQFVEPELFRDHFDDLEALFNQKFSLTAVSQGALLHSERVARARTILEPFILQRRKEQVLKDMPPKTAKVVYCEMDDVQAAIYKDYERRFRKTDATGASSVGRDNDNNNVWIQLRKSAIHPQLFRRYFNDSTVEKMANILMKKVDQSELRQPKIEHLINELKALSDFELHLWCRDYKCIRQFDLPDGSWMESAKVQALLKLIKQYQKNGDRALVFTRFAKVIEILGECLASEKIEYLSLQGNTDVSERQELINDFNADATIPVFLLTTGSGGTGINLTAANKVIIFDQSDNPQDDIQAENRAHRLGQTRPVEIVRLISKDTVEELVYKACQKKLELANKVVGWSTVEMSQSEMEAQVRAAIMNGGSIATPPSD, encoded by the exons ATGGCCTTCTCGTCCTTGCCAGAGGACGACTCTTTGCGCTCATCAAGCGTTGTTGTGGATAGCCCAGTCCCTCAACGGCGGACCAAGCCCGATCTTGATTTTatagacgaagacgacgaggatgagctcAGTATTGTTTCCCAATCGCCCTACTTTACTCAGCCTACCCAGATCGCCTCGCAACCGACAGTGAAGCCACGAGAAGCCGCCATCCCGTCTTCCCCCACGGTCGTCGAAGTACCTGCATCGTCACCTTTCCGTCAACAATCGTCGAATATCGGAGGTCGATTCGCGAGCGCGATGGCCCCAAGAGGTACCTCTTTCAAGGCTCCTGCCGCACAACCACTCCCCGCAAAAGCAGGGGCAAAGAGAGACTATATAATGATCGATGACGATGAATTTGACAAGCCTCTCTATGCGGGTGATTCTTCAGACGATGAAGGGCCCGCGCGCGGCGACATTCAGCCATCTGCTTTCAAAAAGCCCAACCCCACGTCTGCAAAGGCTGCGCCTGCAGTGTACCTCAAACCATCAAAG AAACCAAAGTTGTTCAATGATGTCGGGAGTCCGATTACGAGCCCGTCGAAGCCCTACGTCCTTCAAGAGGACTGGGTCACGCTCCGATCTTCTTCGCCAGAATCCTTGCAATCTATACGTCCGAAAGACTCTCCATTAAAGCCTGCCCCAGCACCGCCCGCGCCGGCTCGCCGTCGCCTAATTCAGGGCCGTCGGCGACGCAGCCCGTCGCCAGCCAGCTCGCCAGCGAAACCGATCGAGAAGCCCGTTCCCAAACTGAAACAGACAAAAATCATCACGCTCGTtagcgacgacgaagatgacgatgactACGTCCAGAAGAAGTCGGTTCGCTCGCCTGAACCGCAGCCCGAACTTTCGCAACGGGATCCGGAAGAAGATGCCTTCGAAGAGCGTGTCCTCAAGTACCTCAATACCTGCGATCCGATACAATTGATGGCCATTGCCAACGTCAAAGAAGATGTTGCAAAGCATATGCTCTCTTATCAGCCTTTCGACAGTGTGGCTGATGCTGAGAGAGTGACGATGGCGGCAAAGGCTACGAAGGTCAAGCGCAAGAAGTCGACTAGGGCACCGGTTGGCGAAGATATCGTGGGCTCTATTAAGGAGTACACCAAGGCGTTGGATGGCATTGACCATGTCATTGCTGTCTGCGAGTCGCAAGCAGCTGCGATCAAGGACGCCACCTCGAGGTGGAAGGTCGACCAAACCGGTCAGCCTCGAACAGTGAAGAACAAGGATGGAACCATTACGCCTCTCAGCATTGACGGTACGACTACGCTGGTCGACCTTCCTTTAAGCCAGCCGAAGCTTATGAGCGGCTGCACGATGAAGCCTTTCCAGCTGTATGGGCTTAACTGGTTGTATCTCTTATATGAAAACCAATATGCCAGCATTCTAGCTGACGATATG GGTCTGGGCAAGACTTGCCAGGTCATCAGCTTGATCTCAGCAATTGTCGAGGAACATGACAAACATAGCCAGGATGACGATAGCAACCAACCATGGCCAAACATCATTTTCGTCCCTCCGTCCACGCTCGCGAATTGGGCCGCCGAGTTCAAGAGGTTTGCCCCGGGCTTGAATGTCACCTTGTACCAGGGATCGCAATCTGTCCGCGATGAGATTGCGGACAACATCTTGGATGATCCCGCCAGCCACCACGTCGTCTTGACATCTTACTCCCAGGTGTCGCGCCAGGACGACATCTCGAATCTGAGACGGCTGAAGCCGATGGTAGCGGTTTTCGACGAGGGTCACAAAATGAAAAATCCAAAGACAAAGCTCTATAAGGATCTGCTCAAGATCACAGCAACGTGGCGGCTCATTCTGTCTGGCACGCCCGTCCAGAACAATCTCATGGAAATGATTTCATTGCTTCAGTTCGTCGAGCCGGAGCTCTTTCGGGACCATTTCGATGATCTCGAAGCACTCTTCAATCAGAAGTTTTCTTTGACGGCAGTCTCGCAAGGCGCATTGCTTCACAGTGAACGAGTGGCGCGGGCGCGCACAATCCTGGAGCCCTTCATCTTACAACGTCGCAAGGAGCAGGTCCTCAAGGACATGCCTCCCAAAACAGCCAAAGTCGTCTACTGTGAAATGGACGACGTACAGGCAGCAATATATAAAGACTACGAACGCCGATTTCGGAAGACCGACGCCACAGGCGCCAGCAGTGTCGGTCgtgacaacgacaacaacaatgtCTGGATCCAGCTCCGGAAGTCCGCAATCCACCCGCAGTTGTTCCGGCGTTATTTCAATGATTCGACGGTGGAAAAGATGGCCAATATTTTGATGAAAAAGGTCGACCAATCGGAGCTCCGGCAGCCGAAGATCGAACATCTGATCAATGAGCTCAAGGCCCTTTCGGACTTCGAACTGCATCTTTGGTGCAGAGACTACAAGTGCATCAGACAATTCGATCTTCCGGATGGGTCATGGATGGAGAGTGCCAAGGTCCAGGCCCTTTTAAAGCTGATTAAGCAGTATCAGAAGAACGGTGACCGCGCTTTGGTGTTCACACGATTCGCCAAAGTCATTGAGATCTTGGGAGAATGCCTTGCGTCGGAGAAGATCGAATATCTCTCCTTGCAAGGAAACACGGATGTCAGTGAACGTCAGGAACTCATCAACGATTTTAACGCCGACGCGACCATCCCCGTCTTTTTGCTCACGACAGGTTCGGGCGGCACAGGAATCAATCTGACTGCAGCCAACAAAGTCATCATCTTCGACCAGTCCGATAACCCGCAGGACGATATACAGGCCGAGAACCGCGCTCATCGTCTCGGCCAGACGCGCCCTGTGGAGATTGTCCGGCTCATCAGCAAGGATACCGTCGAAGAGCTGGTTTACAAGGCCTGCCAGAAGAAGCTGGAGCTCGCCAACAAGGTGGTCGGCTGGTCCACGGTGGAGATGTCCCAATCTGAGATGGAGGCCCAAGTCCGCGCTGCTATCATGAATGGCGGCTCGATCGCAACTCCTCCATCCGACTAG
- a CDS encoding 60S ribosomal protein L33 gives MPTEAGHRLYVKGRHLSYQRGRHTTHPKTSLIKIEGVDDTAAANFYLGKRVAYVYRGQKEVRGTKIRVIWGKVTRPHGNSGVVRAKFAAPLPSRSFGASVRIMLYPSSI, from the exons ATGCCTACCGAAGCCGGCCACAGAT TATATGTCAA GGGTCGCCACCTGAGCTATCAGCGTGGCCGTCACACCACCCACCCTAAGACCAGCTTGATCAAGATCGAGGGTGTTGATgacactgctgctgccaa CTTCTACCTCGGCAAGCGCGTCGCCTATGTCTACCGCGGCCAGAAGGAGGTTCGTGGCACCAAGATCCGCGTGATCTGGGGCAAGGTCACCAGGCCTCACG GCAACTCCGGCGTTGTCCGCGCCAAGTTCGccgctcccctcccctccaggTCCTTCGGTGCCTCCGTCCGCATCATGCTCTACCCCTCGTCTATCTAA